Proteins from one Bos indicus x Bos taurus breed Angus x Brahman F1 hybrid chromosome 19, Bos_hybrid_MaternalHap_v2.0, whole genome shotgun sequence genomic window:
- the WNT9B gene encoding protein Wnt-9b — translation MAQHGSPFLEAADNYIRPQEGPLPLTCPPSLGIVIFHLPSQPPRVTGLPSLAPFSLTGREVLTPFPGLGTAAPAQGGAHLKQCDLLKLSRRQKQLCRREPGLAETLQDAAHLSLLECQFQFRHERWNCSLEGRTGLLKRGFKETAFLYAVSAAALTHTLARACSAGRMERCTCDDSPGLESRQAWQWGVCGDNLKYSTKFLNNFLGPKRGSKDLRARADAHNTHVGIKAVKSGLRTTCKCHGVSGSCAVRTCWKQLSPFRDTGQVLKLRYDSAVKVSSASNEALGRLELWAPARPGSPSKGPAPRPGDLVYMEDSPSFCRPSKYSPGTGGRVCSREASCSSLCCGRGYDTQSRLTAFSCHCQVQWCCYVECQQCVREELVYTCKH, via the exons ATGGCG CAACATGGCTCTCCCTTCCTGGAAGCAGCTGATAACTACATACG GCCCCAAGAAGGCCCCCTTCCCCTCACCTGCCCCCCATCCTTAGGGATTGTCATCTTTCACCTTCCATCACAACCCCCAAGGGTCACTGGTCTCCCTTCTCTTGCTCCCTTTAGCCTGACCGGGCGGGAGGTCCTGACGCCCTTCCCCGGGCTAGGCACCGCTGCCCCAGCACAGGGCGGGGCCCACCTGAAGCAGTGTGACCTCCTGAAGTTGTCCCGCCGGCAGAAGCAGCTCTGTCGGCGGGAGCCAGGCCTGGCTGAGACCCTGCAGGATGCCGCACACCTCAGCCTGCTCGAGTGCCAGTTTCAGTTCCGGCATGAGCGCTGGAActgcagcctggaggggaggacGGGGCTGCTCAAGAGAg GTTTCAAGGAGACGGCCTTCCTGTATGCGGTGTCCGCAGCCGCCCTTACGCACACTCTGGCCCGGGCCTGCAGCGCTGGCCGCATGGAGCGGTGCACCTGTGATGACTCCCCGGGCCTCGAGAGCCGGCAAGCCTGgcagtggggtgtgtgtggtgaCAACCTCAAGTATAGCACCAAGTTCCTGAACAACTTTCTGGGGCCCAAGAGAGGAAGCAAAGACCTGCGGGCGCGGGCAGACGCCCACAACACCCACGTGGGCATCAAG GCCGTGAAGAGTGGCCTCCGGACCACGTGTAAGTGCCACGGCGTGTCAGGCTCCTGCGCCGTGCGCACCTGCTGGAAGCAGCTGTCCCCGTTCCGCGACACAGGCCAGGTGCTGAAGCTGCGCTACGACTCAGCCGTCAAGGTGTCCAGTGCCAGCAATGAGGCCTTGGGCCGCCTGGAGCTGTGGGCACCGGCCAGACCAGGCAGTCCCAGCAAGGGCCCGGCGCCGCGGCCTGGGGACCTGGTCTACATGGAGGACTCGCCCAGTTTCTGCCGGCCCAGCAAGTACTCGCCTGGCACAGGGGGCAGGGTGTGCTCCCGCGAGGCCAGCTGCAGCAGCCTGTGCTGCGGGCGCGGCTATGACACCCAGAGCCGCCTGACGGCCTTCTCCTGCCACTGCCAGGTGCAGTGGTGCTGCTACGTGGAGTGCCAGCAGTGTGTGCGGGAGGAGCTTGTATACACCTGTAAGCACTAG